In one Ananas comosus cultivar F153 linkage group 12, ASM154086v1, whole genome shotgun sequence genomic region, the following are encoded:
- the LOC109718641 gene encoding LOW QUALITY PROTEIN: auxin-induced protein 5NG4-like (The sequence of the model RefSeq protein was modified relative to this genomic sequence to represent the inferred CDS: substituted 1 base at 1 genomic stop codon), which translates to MGRDSTVSEKVKLIIAVLSLQLCLAGFHVVSRAALNMGISKIVFPVYRNMIALVLLAPFAYFLEKKDRPPLTFSLLVQFFLLALCGITANQGFYLLGLYYLSPTYASAIQNTVPAITFAMAAALRLEQVNIKRRHGLAKVVGTVVSIGGATVITLYKGLPVLLHTEPHSKLGALFVASSNPILNWTLGCVYILGNCVAWSGWMVLQVPVLKKYPARLSVLTLTCTFGLAQFLIIAAFLENDIERXKVHSGGELFTILYAGLVACGLSLSLQIWCIDRGGPLFTAVFQPVQTVLVAIMAAMILGDQLYTGGIFGSILIVIGLYFVLWGKSEEKKATSQVVDQDLTRHPLLNQESSHKDNEAAAATDIA; encoded by the exons ATGGGGAGGGACTCAACTGTGTCTGAGAAGGTTAAGCTCATCATAGCTGTGCTCTCTCTGCAGCTGTGTCTTGCTGGGTTTCATGTAGTTTCAAGAGCTGCTCTCAACATGGGCATCAGCAAGATTGTCTTCCCTGTGTATAGGAACATGATTGCCTTGGTTTTGTTGGCCCCTTTTGCCTATTTTCTTGAAAA gaaAGATAGACCACCTCTAACCTTCTCTTTGCTGGTTCAGTTCTTTCTTCTAGCATTATGTGG GATCACTGCTAACCAGGGGTTTTATCTCTTGGGCTTGTATTATTTGTCTCCAACTTATGCTTCTGCTATACAGAATACAGTTCCAGCCATCACCTTTGCCATGGCTGCTGCTCTAAG GCTCGAGCAAGTTAACATTAAAAGGAGACATGGATTGGCAAAGGTGGTAGGAACAGTGGTTAGCATAGGAGGGGCCACTGTGATCACTCTCTACAAAGGGCTCCCAGTGCTGCTGCACACAGAACCACACAGTAAATTAGGAGCCCTTTTTGTTGCCTCTTCAAACCCAATCCTCAACTGGACATTGGGCTGTGTCTACATTCTTGGCAACTGCGTTGCTTGGTCAGGTTGGATGGTTCttcag GTCCCTGTTCTGAAGAAGTACCCAGCTAGGCTCTCAGTGCTCACACTAACCTGCACCTTTGGGCTCGCTCAATTCCTAATAATAGCAGCTTTTTTAGAGAATGACATTGAGAGGTGAAAGGTTCATTCAGGAGGGGAACTATTCACCATTCTCTATGCT GGTCTTGTGGCTTGTGGACTTTCCTTATCCCTTCAAATATGGTGCATTGATAGGGGGGGTCCACTCTTTACTGCTGTGTTCCAACCAGTTCAGACTGTTCTAGTGGCCATCATGGCAGCCATGATACTTGGTGACCAACTTTACACCGGAGG gataTTTGGTTCTATCCTCATAGTGATTGGTCTCTACTTTGTACTGTGGGGTAAAAGTGAGGAGAAAAAGGCTACAAGCCAAGTGGTGGATCAAGATTTAACAAGGCACCCGCTCCTCAACCAAGAGAGCTCACATAAAGATAATGAAGCAGCTGCAGCCACAGATATTgcatga